The nucleotide window TTTTTACCTGTAATAACTTGAATACCGAACTGATCCTTGTCCGCGTATTTACGCAGCGCATTGGTAACCTGTGATCCACTGATCGTTGTTCCGTCATATACCGTAAATGCAGCCTGGGACAACTCGGTTTGGATATCAGCAAAATTGTTCTGGGCCGTCTTGGTTGCCTCCTGAGCCGAAATAAACAATAGAACTACAATTGTGATCAAAGCTATTGTTAAAAATATCCCTGCTGCCACCTTTAAAGCGCTTGATGCATTGTTCATGATAAATCCTCCCAAGTTATAAGTGATTAAACTATTTCAGACTGTTACACAGATGAACTGTGCTACAGTTTCTGAATTTGCTCATAATAAATGTTCATCTGCAAGAAGCTCATGCCGACCAATGGAATGACCAGATACAAAAAGATAAGGGCATACATAGGTGTAAACCCGATGGTTCTCCCCCATGATGCTTTTACATCAATCATTTTGCTATATTCCTGCTTGCGTTGTTCAAAATAGAATGCCATCATGCTCTCAAGATCATCGAAGGCTTCACGTATTGAGATTTTTCCAAGGGCAAGCTGCAATTTATCCACCAGTCGCTGGAACTCGGGCAAGCCCGCCTCTTCCTTTAATTGTTCAAGTGCAAGCTCTGGCCCATGTTCAAAATGCAACAAACATTTTTGCAGCGGACGCTTAAAAATGACGGAAAATCGATTAAGCCACTCCAATATCTCCTCCACTGACATCCGGTCCATCTCACGCAAAATGGAAATCACCGTCTGAAATTGATAGATTTCATGCCGCATATCCAACCTGCGCATTTTCCGCTGAAATAACATGAGCCATACGGGTATGTAGTACCCAGCTACACCGATGACAATCGCTATAATCATTTCCCACCAACGTACATATTGCTTGTTATACACCTCAAGTTTTTGCATAATACGGGCGATCGTCTCAGCCTGGGTGTCATGGTCCAGCTGAACGGGAGATAGCTGTTGTAACGCTTTGGAGATGTCTTCGTATGTAGCTCCTCGGTTCATTTCTACACTTTCAAGCACGGATTGATCCAACGCTGTTTTTTCCTCAGCCTTCCTGAGATCCGCTTCAGCCATTGCGCCAAACATTCGGTCATCCCGGATCGGATCATGCAAGATGTGATTACGTTCAACCTGATGTAACAGCAAGATACAGCCCATTGTAAGAACCAAACAACCTGCGAATAACATCACTCGACGAATGGCAAGCCATTCGTATTTCAGCTCCGAGCTGCTCTCCCTCATCAGTCGTATCGTTTGGCTGTACTGTGTACTGCCAGGTTTCGCCGCAAACAACATCGCCAATTTCCGTATGAAAGTTTGCTTGTACAGAAACTGATCCAACCATGAATGCTTATGCCCTGACCGGTAACGGGTCTCATCGTATTGCTGGAGCCTTTGCAGAAGCAAATAAGCAAGGATAATGATGACATAGATCGATATTTTGGTTACAAAACCGATTTTGCTGCGATAAAATTCATCCATCGTTGGAAAACTGACTCTGGCCCAGCGTTCGATCGGAGCGGTGAACAATACTGGAGCGAGCGCGATGATATTAAGTCCTTTGAGCAGGTAATCCAATTTATCACGCCGCAATATCTCCAAATGAATCTCCTGGGTCAGATTACCAAGTCCCTTGAGATAGATAGATCCTTGTGCTCTGTCCTCATCCCCGAACTCCATGACCATATAGGAAACGCCTGCAAATCCTTTTAGAAAACGGTTAGGAGCCACTTCATAATAACGCTCAAGTGCTTCATTCGGATCTGGAGAAGTAAGAGCTTCGTAGATCAGTCTTACCTGTTCCGCTGCTTCTCCTGTACCTGCTTCAGCAGCTTCATAGAGCGCTTCCTCAACCATGCCATGCTGATGATACCGATGCCTTACATCTGCAAATAGATCCAGCATCTGCACCAGCAACCTTTTCTCCATACGACTGAGGCACATATCCAGCACCAGGCTGTTTAGCACCACAGCACAGAGCACGGACAATATTACAAAAGCGATACCCGGCTGCAGAAGAAACAGAATGACACTTATGCCTCCATAGCCACCTAGGATAATGAGAACTACTGTCATCGTCAGTCTTCGAAGTGAAGGCTCATCCCCAATGTGGCGAAATGAAATACGCTTTTGTACTTGTAGAATATAGGCTGATAACAGTGGGACTTTCATTCCAAGGCGGTAGGACTGTAACAATAGGGATCCCAGTCCCTTGAATCCCTTGCCGCCGGGAGTTAGAATAACGCCGGATTGACTTGTTGGACCACCTCCTCTGCGACGTAACACACCCAAAACCAGAAGTGTGATCAGCAGTCCTCCTGCACAAATACTTAATACGAGGAGCAGAATCCATTTAATTGTCATGCTGATCACCCCAGTGTTGCTTCATAAACTGCTCAAATCTCTCAGCATCCTGCAAAGTCATCTGTTCTCGCATATCCATCATGCATCCCGCAGAGATTGGAGCTGTCGCAACGTACTCTCCATCTCTGTACTCCACAACATTACGAAATGTAAAACCTGCCCTCTCTTCCACGCTGTCACCTTGATTCGCACGAGGAAGACACTCCGTAATACGTTCGATATATCTTCGTCCCTCAGCATCTTTCTTCATATGAACATCGAAATTAATGACACTGACAACCTGCTCCTCAGCAATATGTTCATGTTGGAACATGCCTGTCTTGAGCAAGGAATTACGCAGGGAGAAGACCAAATCACGAAAGGTTTTGGCATGGTGGGTAAACAGGGTGAACAGACTGGCAACCTGGGACATTTGAATCATCCATGCAGCCACTTCATCACTCGCAACCTCACCGAGAATATTGACGGTACCATCCGTCTTTTTCTGCAAATCAAGCCCTTGTTGACCTGAAATGTGTTCAGTCTCTCGGAAACTCAAAATATTACGTCGGCTATAAATCCGTCTTAATTGCAGTTCAAACGCCATCTCCTGCACCCGAAGGGTATACGATGCATAGATGTGTTTGACCATAGCCATGAGCAGCGTCGTTTTACCAGACCCCTGTGCCCCGGTTACAGCTGTAATCCGACTTCCTTTCATCAGATATTGAAGCAATGTAATTGGCAGATTTGCGTTGTTACCCGTAACCAACTGTTCAAGTGAGGCATTCGGAATATCGAACTTCCGGACGAAGAACGCCCATGATTCTGCAAAAGGAGGACGAACCACAACGACACGAGAGCCGTCTTTCATCTCATTCACTTTGTATCCACTTGCTTCCGACAACTGTCCCGGATAATTGTATTTGTATATATTCTGGCACACCCGTTTCAGTTCACGGATGCTGCCGAATGACAGAAAGGACAGATGAATGGACTTACCTTTATAGAAAACCCATACACTTTCCATCCCGCTTAGCGGTTCTTCATGTGCATCATCCTCCAGTCCTTGATCCAGCAGATCATTCCATGATGCCGGTTTTTGAAGTCCCATATTATGAACAGCATCCAGCATACCGCTGACACCACCACTAACACCGTCAATACGTTGGTCCCTTATCTCATCAACAACGGAGAACCCTTTGTAATGCTGATAGATACGTTGCACGATGATATCCGTCTTTTCTCTGAATCCAAGCTCCCGATATTCGCATTCGAACACATACCGAATATCCTCCTCAGAGATATAATAACTCCCTCCGTCCTCCGAACCTTCCTCCATTCTCAGCCTGCCAAGATCGTAGGTATCAATCATTCGGGAAAGAGCATCCACACCGAATTGCTGTCGGTACATATAGAACACAATTTCGAATCGGTCCTGGATCGTCAACAAATCTGGTTCTGCAAACAAAATTACTTCATCTACATTTGATTTGTTCAGGCCTATGCTTCGGGTCAGCAGATCCCCTATCAAGTTTTTGACATATGTTTTGTCGCTGACACTGCCTGAGACACAGCCTTTCAGGGCTTTTCTCATCTCGGCACGTTGATTGATTCTTCGACGATATTCTTCTTCGTGCAGACCCGCATCCGCGAGTTGACTATGACTAAGCTCGTGGAGCGAGTTCTTC belongs to Paenibacillus sp. FSL H8-0079 and includes:
- a CDS encoding ATPase, T2SS/T4P/T4SS family, with product MLWNTIWISLILILCLTYIWFKYRTFLREKNARVPEQESFTIDMLIEKVKNSLHELSHSQLADAGLHEEEYRRRINQRAEMRKALKGCVSGSVSDKTYVKNLIGDLLTRSIGLNKSNVDEVILFAEPDLLTIQDRFEIVFYMYRQQFGVDALSRMIDTYDLGRLRMEEGSEDGGSYYISEEDIRYVFECEYRELGFREKTDIIVQRIYQHYKGFSVVDEIRDQRIDGVSGGVSGMLDAVHNMGLQKPASWNDLLDQGLEDDAHEEPLSGMESVWVFYKGKSIHLSFLSFGSIRELKRVCQNIYKYNYPGQLSEASGYKVNEMKDGSRVVVVRPPFAESWAFFVRKFDIPNASLEQLVTGNNANLPITLLQYLMKGSRITAVTGAQGSGKTTLLMAMVKHIYASYTLRVQEMAFELQLRRIYSRRNILSFRETEHISGQQGLDLQKKTDGTVNILGEVASDEVAAWMIQMSQVASLFTLFTHHAKTFRDLVFSLRNSLLKTGMFQHEHIAEEQVVSVINFDVHMKKDAEGRRYIERITECLPRANQGDSVEERAGFTFRNVVEYRDGEYVATAPISAGCMMDMREQMTLQDAERFEQFMKQHWGDQHDN